One stretch of Microcebus murinus isolate Inina chromosome 12, M.murinus_Inina_mat1.0, whole genome shotgun sequence DNA includes these proteins:
- the TOMM5 gene encoding mitochondrial import receptor subunit TOM5 homolog has product MFRIEGLAPKLDPEEMKRKMREDVLSSIRNFLIYVALLRVTPFILKKLDSI; this is encoded by the exons ATGTTCCGGATCGAGGGCCTCGCGCCGAAGCTGGACCCGGAGGAGATGAAACGGAAGATGCGCGAGGATGTGCTCTCCTCCATACGGAACTTCCTCATCTACGTGGCCTTGCTGCGAGTCA ctcCTTTTATCTTAAAGAAATTGGACAGCATATGA